In Saccharospirillaceae bacterium, the genomic window TGCTTCATTGATGGTGATCCCTGGAGCATAGTCATTCCATCCACTGTTTATCGTGGGTTTGTCTTAAGTGTGCCTTGCTTGAGCAGAATTGCCAGTCTTAATACTGATATTCATGAGTATGGTGGAAAAGAATCTAGACTGGTTATAACAAGCTCACATTTTCTGCGTTTCCAGGTCAACAATATGCGTACAGCCAGTTCTCTCTCTCGTGCTCAGGTACAAATGGTATTGAGTAAGATTCCTTTTTTCCGTGCATTCAGCTGTGATGAACGAGAACGCATTGCCGATGAACAAAGCAGTTTTCATATTGCCAGGGATGGTGAGTTTATTATTCGTAAGGGCAGCCAGGAGTACGCTTTTTATCTGCTGTTATCCGGTAGCTGTGATGTATTGGAAGAGGAGCAGGGTGGTGCGCTTTTGACTCTTGAGCCAGGGGCTGTATTTGGCGAAATTGGTTTTTTATCTGAGCAGCCAAGAACGACCCACGTTATTGCCCGTCAACCATCCATTCTGATGCGTGTTGATCGCGCCACATTGAGCCGCTTTAAGCCGGAAATTCGTGAGAAATTTAAAGATCAGTTGATCGATAAGCTGGTTAAGCGAATTATTCAGTCCCAATAACACCATTCCTTTGACTTGCCTCAACCTCTCCTGAGTACGGCGGATCCGCATGAATTTTCTTGATGTGTGTCAATTTGCTACTGCCTGTCATTGTTAGAGTAGATCCAGAGCAAACGAGATGACTTACGGGTCATGTTTTATGGATAACGAACACGAGGTGAGCAGCTATGTTTATGGATGAGGTAGTTTTTTCAGGATTAGCAATTGTAGGCCTGACTTGTGCCTTTTTTGT contains:
- a CDS encoding cyclic nucleotide-binding domain-containing protein: MRTASSLSRAQVQMVLSKIPFFRAFSCDERERIADEQSSFHIARDGEFIIRKGSQEYAFYLLLSGSCDVLEEEQGGALLTLEPGAVFGEIGFLSEQPRTTHVIARQPSILMRVDRATLSRFKPEIREKFKDQLIDKLVKRIIQSQ